In a single window of the Bacillus horti genome:
- a CDS encoding carboxypeptidase M32 → MSENQTLLPDVASALESFTHLEQKIMHYQQLLGLVQWDLQSGGTPRKGQASRAEAIGALTADTFELFVSEEMGACLDVLTKPENNQQLDAESRARVRVAKKEYDKTKNIPSSMNREFSVLTAKAHHIWEEARSKNQFSLYEESLTKIVDFQRQFAEYYGYEGHPYNALLNNYEPGLNVEKLDLLFSDLRQKTIQLLDRIQASPHKPQKEIFEQKINIEQQKEFNKFILPKLNFDLDAGRLDESVHPFAIGLSTGDVRMTTRYLEEDVRSAIFSTMHECGHGLYEQGVHADYNGTFIQGGASMGIHESQSRFLENIVGRSLEFWTYFYEDLKAHFPQHFDQVSLEEFTRAINLSEPSLIRVEADELTYNLHIMIRYEIEKGLIGGQYEVKDLPQIWNEKMQDYLGITPSTDSEGVLQDVHWSFGGFGYFPSYCLGNLYAAQIAHTIKQQIPDFDQVIANGEFDKIRGWLLENIHQYGKLYTPGDLIVKVTGEELNAKYLVEYLEQKYTEVYKL, encoded by the coding sequence ATGTCTGAAAATCAAACATTATTACCGGACGTAGCTAGCGCACTAGAATCCTTTACACACTTAGAGCAAAAAATCATGCACTATCAACAATTATTGGGCCTTGTTCAGTGGGATTTACAATCAGGAGGAACACCAAGAAAAGGGCAAGCATCCAGAGCCGAAGCCATAGGAGCCTTAACGGCAGATACTTTTGAGCTTTTTGTCTCAGAGGAAATGGGTGCATGCTTAGACGTCCTAACAAAGCCAGAGAATAATCAGCAGCTTGACGCAGAATCAAGGGCTAGAGTAAGAGTAGCCAAAAAGGAATATGATAAAACAAAAAATATTCCTTCTAGCATGAATCGAGAGTTTTCTGTTCTTACAGCTAAGGCTCATCATATTTGGGAGGAGGCTCGAAGCAAGAATCAATTCTCCCTTTATGAAGAGTCGTTAACAAAGATTGTAGACTTCCAACGTCAATTTGCTGAGTACTACGGGTATGAGGGACATCCATACAACGCCCTGTTAAATAATTATGAGCCAGGGCTTAATGTAGAAAAGCTAGACTTATTATTTAGTGATTTAAGACAAAAAACTATTCAGCTATTAGATCGTATCCAAGCTTCTCCGCACAAGCCACAGAAGGAGATCTTTGAGCAGAAGATTAATATTGAGCAACAAAAAGAATTTAATAAGTTTATTCTGCCAAAGCTTAATTTTGATCTGGATGCTGGACGTTTAGATGAATCGGTTCACCCCTTTGCAATTGGATTAAGTACGGGTGATGTCCGTATGACAACACGTTACCTTGAAGAGGATGTACGCAGTGCTATATTTAGTACAATGCATGAGTGTGGACATGGTCTTTATGAGCAAGGGGTTCATGCTGATTATAATGGTACGTTTATTCAAGGTGGGGCATCTATGGGGATCCATGAGTCACAATCCCGCTTTCTAGAAAATATTGTGGGACGTAGCCTTGAATTCTGGACTTATTTTTATGAGGATCTAAAGGCTCATTTTCCACAGCATTTTGATCAGGTCTCTCTTGAAGAATTCACAAGAGCTATTAATTTGTCTGAGCCTTCCCTTATTCGTGTGGAGGCAGACGAACTGACATACAATCTGCATATCATGATTCGATACGAGATTGAAAAGGGTCTGATTGGTGGTCAATATGAGGTTAAAGACTTACCACAGATTTGGAACGAAAAAATGCAGGATTATCTAGGTATTACTCCATCCACAGACTCCGAGGGCGTCCTTCAGGATGTGCACTGGTCCTTTGGAGGATTTGGTTATTTTCCTTCGTATTGTCTTGGAAATTTGTATGCTGCCCAAATCGCACATACGATTAAGCAGCAAATCCCTGATTTTGATCAGGTCATTGCCAATGGAGAATTCGATAAGATTCGCGGCTGGTTATTAGAGAATATTCATCAGTACGGAAAGCTTTACACGCCTGGAGATCTTATTGTAAAAGTAACAGGTGAAGAGCTTAATGCCAAATATCTAGTTGAATATCTAGAGCAAAAATATACAGAAGTCTATAAACTATAA